In one window of Myxocyprinus asiaticus isolate MX2 ecotype Aquarium Trade chromosome 43, UBuf_Myxa_2, whole genome shotgun sequence DNA:
- the LOC127433775 gene encoding nonsense-mediated mRNA decay factor SMG8-like, translating into MAVPMNIGALLQSEIIEDALDKDEGVCVLGIFGKSAMQPGSAKDALINTLADKHIFSLFGSDDTDNLGGGASIQAYYSQENHVLYLVLTSVFDNRQLIRACESLTVGLGYAEAHEFWKAAEKDHCLQLLYLFSLCHVLLLVHPTCSFDVTYDRMFRALDALRQKALPLMRAAIKDSPVSKEWKLNCRPCPPRLLFVFQMNGALRVSSSGMGGNGTDGSGGDKPKKHSPRRRLQHALEDQIYRIFRKSRVLTNQSSNCLFTVPANQAFVYVVPGPDEDPISSLLGHLRSNCILRENEGGTPVPGQRRYQQMRHSNRQPSFNVESSSLSSGGQLVDCTLKEFLWQHEELVLTKKGFDDSVGRNPQPSHFELPTYSKWVHVAYRLYQVMMENSEDEAVELSLKVQGQLKVLEGFLDADAKFSENRCQKALPLAHSAYQSNLPHNYTTTVHKNQLAQALRVYSQHARGVAFQRYALQLHEDCYKFWSNGHQLCEERSLTDQHCVHKFHLLPKPGEKPEMDHNPPIMYHNSRGRSTSSCNCGRKQSPREDPFDIKAANYDFYQMLEEKCCGKLERIHFPVFQASTLDPAPASDEVPRPGEVPPSVEADRLKEKETSTHTPGDSTSLSLALSLGQSTDSLGTFGDGAEGQEKRPSLVDRQPSTVEYLPGMFHSGCPKGLLPKFSSWSLVKLGPAKAYNSLTGLEQPGFLPGSAFLLPWDVVIRSRSEEEVGSIEPLDGGPASWPAPNKASAGKRGSAGGIGRGRRRDDVARAFVGFEYEDSRGRRFLSSGPDKVVKVLGQGGPKEPATRCLNSDMPLYITSPAQGRGIKPHYAQLARLFVVVPDAPLEITLNPQVQPGPMPCPIFHPEQPEVVLPPDGLWVLRFPYAYVTDRGPCYPPKENQPLANFRVLRGALRANTTSSTPQ; encoded by the exons ATGGCGGTGCCCATGAACATCGGAGCACTCTTGCAATCAGAAATAATAGAGGACGCTCTCGACAAAGATGAAGGCGTTTGTGTATTGGGCATATttgggaaaagtgcaatgcaaCCGGGGTCAGCAAAAGATGCTCTTATAAACACATTAgcagacaaacacattttctctctcttcGGGAGTGACGACACTGACAACCTGGGCGGAGGCGCATCTATCCAGGCGTATTACAGCCAGGAGAACCATGTACTGTATCTGGTATTAACATCTGTTTTTGATAATCGCCAGCTTATTCGGGCGTGTGAGTCGTTGACGGTGGGTTTGGGTTACGCGGAAGCGCATGAGTTTTGGAAGGCGGCAGAGAAAGATCACTGTTTGCAACTGCTGTATCTGTTCTCGCTGTGCCATGTTCTTCTGCTGGTGCATCCCACATGTTCGTTTGACGTTACTTACGATAGAATGTTTCGCGCTTTGGACGCGCTACGTCAAAAAGCGCTTCCACTGATGCGCGCCGCGATCAAAGATTCGCCCGTATCAAAAGAATGGAAGTTAAACTGTCGGCCGTGCCCTCCTCGCCTGCTGTTCGTGTTCCAGATGAACGGCGCGCTCAGAGTCAGTTCCTCTGGCATGGGTGGGAATGGCACGGATGGCTCTGGGGGGGATAAACCCAAAAAACACTCCCCTAGAAGGCGGCTACAGCATGCACTGGAGGATCAGATATACAGAATATTCAGAAAAAGTCGTGTACTTACCAACCAAAGTAGTAACTGTCTATTTACAGTGCCTGCCAACCAGGCTTTTGTTTATGTAGTGCCAGGACCAGATGAGGACCCCATTAGCTCTCTGCTGGGACACCTGCGGTCCAACTGTatcctgagagagaatgaaggtGGCACGCCTGTACCCGGGCAAAGGCGCTACCAACAGATGCGCCACTCTAATAGACAGCCATCTTTTAATGTGGAAAGCAGTAGCCTGTCTTCAGGGGGGCAGTTAGTGGACTGCACTTTGAAGGAGTTTCTTTGGCAGCATGAGGAGCTGGTGCTGACTAAGAAAGGCTTTGATGACAGTGTAGGTCGCAATCCACAGCCCTCACACTTCGAGTTGCCCACTTATTCCAAATGGGTGCATGTTGCGTACAGACTTTATCAGGTCATGATGGAGAACAGTGAAGATGAAGCAGTGGAGCTCTCACTCAAGGTGCAGGGGCAGCTCAAAGTACTGGAGGGATTTCTTGATGCAGATGCTAAGTTCTCGGAAAACAGGTGTCAGAAAGCCTTGCCCTTGGCTCACAGTGCGTACCAGTCAAACCTTCCCCATAATTACACCACAACAGTGCATAAGAACCAGCTGGCACAGGCATTAAGAGTGTACAGCCAGCATGCAAGGGGAGTCGCCTTTCAGAGATATGCCTTACAGCTTCATGAAGATTGCTACAAATTCTGGAGTAATGGACATCAGCTCTGTGAGGAGCGCAGCCTGACAGATCAGCACTGCGTGCACAAATTTCATCTGCTGCCAAAGCCAG GGGAGAAGCCAGAAATGGACCACAACCCACCTATTATGTACCACAATAGCAGAGGTCGTTCAACAAGTTCTTGCAACTGTGGCAGGAAGCAGTCCCCCAGAGAAGATCCATTTGACATCAAAGCTGCCAACTATGACTTTTATCAG ATGCTTGAGGAGAAATGCTGTGGTAAGCTGGAGAGGATACATTTCCCTGTGTTCCAAGCCAGCACACTTGACCCAGCCCCTGCCAGTGATGAGGTGCCCAGACCTGGAGAGGTACCTCCATCAGTGGAAGCTGATCGTCTAAAGGAGAAAGAGACTAGTACTCACACTCCTGGTGATAGCACAAGTCTGAGCCTCGCTCTTAGTTTGGGCCAGTCTACTGACAGCCTTGGAACATTTGGTGATGGAGCAGAAGGACAGGAGAAGAGACCAAGCTTAGTGGACAGACAGCCTTCCACAGTTGAGTATCTTCCTGGCATGTTTCATTCTGGCTGCCCCAAGGGACTGTTGCCTAAGTTCTCAAGTTGGTCTCTTGTTAAACTTGGTCCAGCTAAGGCTTACAACAGCCTCACTGGTTTAGAGCAACCTGGATTTCTCCCTGGCTCCGCTTTTCTCCTGCCATGGGATGTTGTCATACGTAGCCGGTCAGAGGAAGAAGTGGGATCGATTGAGCCTCTGGATGGAGGACCAGCCTCGTGGCCAGCCCCAAATAAAGCATCTGCTGGAAAGCGTGGCAGTGCCGGGGGAATAGGACGAGGACGCAGACGGGACGACGTCGCTCGTGCATTCGTTGGTTTTGAGTATGAGGACAGCAGAGGGCGCCGCTTCCTTAGTTCTGGCCCTGATAAAGTAGTGAAAGTGCTTGGGCAAGGTGGGCCAAAGGAACCTGCAACCAGATGCTTGAATTCAGACATGCCTTTGTACATTACCTCTCCAGCTCAAGGTCGAGGTATCAAGCCACACTATGCTCAGCTGGCTCGTCTTTTCGTTGTGGTCCCTGATGCTCCTCTTGAAATTACTCTTAACCCACAG GTCCAGCCAGGCCCCATGCCATGTCCCATTTTCCATCCAGAGCAACCTGAGGTTGTGCTGCCCCCTGATGGACTCTGGGTGCTACGCTTCCCTTATGCCTACGTGACAGACCGAGGACCCTGCTACCCTCCTAAGGAGAACCAGCCACTGGCAAACTTCAGGGTGCTGAGAGGCGCTCTGCGTGCCAACACAACTAGTTCAACTCCGCAATAG
- the LOC127433891 gene encoding ion channel TACAN, producing the protein MLFNPTGLAECLQEWQDLEKDYQQVQETHRLYKQKLEEVSKLQDSCSSSIARQRKKLKDLSKSLEECKSIVNPDDVNKIDGIQESIRERANVFFEMEAFLPKKNGIYLSLVLGNVNVTLLNKQSKFAYKDEYEKFKLYLTVLLLLFSFTCRFLVSYRVVDALFNFLLVWYYCTLTIRESILINNGSKIKGWWVFQHYVSTFLSGVMLTWPDGELYQMFRNQFLSYSMYINFVQFLQYYYQSGCLYRLRALGERHNMDLTVEGFQSWMWRGLTFLLPFLFLGHFFQLYNGITLFQMAQLPEWKEWQVLMCGSTFLVLFMGNFFTTLGAVYHKYMDQDKTKAL; encoded by the exons ATGTTATTTAATCCGACCGGGTTGGCCGAATGTTTACAAGAATGGCAGGATCTGGAAAAAGACTATCAACAGGTCCAG GAAACACATCGACTCTACAAACAGAAGCTGGAGGAAGTTTCGAAGTTGCAGGACAGCTGTTCCTCTTCGATCGCACGTCAGAGGAAAAAGTTAAAGGATCTCTCCAAATCCCTGGAAGA ATGCAAATCGATAGTGAATCCAGATGATGTCAATAAAATAGACGGCATCCAAGAATCCATAAGAGAAAGAGCAAATGTCTTTTTTGAGATGGAGGCCTTTCTGCCAAAGAAGAACGG GATATACCTTAGTCTTGTTCTTGGAAATGTGAACGTTACACTCCTTAACAAGCAGTCCAA GTTTGCCTATAAAGATGAGTATGAGAAGTTCAAACTGTACTTGACCGTACTGCTCTTATTGTTCTCATTCACCTGTCGGTTTTTGGTCAGCTACAG GGTTGTAGATGCGCTTTTCAACTTCCTGCTGGTGTGGTATTATTGCACATTGACGATAAGAGAGAGCATCCTCATTAATAACGGCTCTAA gATCAAGGGCTGGTGGGTGTTTCAACACTATGTCTCAACTTTTCTCTCTGGAGTAATGTTGACCTG GCCTGATGGTGAACTCTACCAGATGTTTAGAAATCAGTTCTTGTCCTACTCCATGTATATAA ATTTTGTTCAGTTTCTGCAGTATTACTACCAAAGTGGCTGCCTTTATAGACTTAGAGCACTTGGAGAAAGACACAACATGGACCTCACAGTTG AGGGGTTTCAGTCCTGGATGTGGAGGGGTCTGACCTTTCTCCTGCCTTTCCTTTTCTTGGGCCAT TTTTTCCAGCTGTATAATGGAATTACACTCTTCCAAATGGCCCAGCTTCCAGAATGGAAAGAGTGGCAG GTTCTCATGTGTGGTTCAACTTTCCTTGTTTTGTTCATGGGAAACTTCTTCACCACTCTTGGTGCTGTTTATCACAAATACATGGATCAGGACAAGACCAAAGCTTTATGA